In the genome of Dermacentor silvarum isolate Dsil-2018 chromosome 1, BIME_Dsil_1.4, whole genome shotgun sequence, one region contains:
- the LOC119454584 gene encoding uncharacterized protein LOC119454584 — translation MEGEWAASVEELKGELKVERERRIELETRIGELLHREGAEAVLVKRIAGELQEEWEKRAVLEERVEALMAQAARNPGSAQAGGGDGAETQAEACHESREGRLGAVEQQARAGGNTAVPQLYSDVVRQASGGKGRTAGSTSSRVSGARRVENQLARTGGRQSQAGGKRVERRVLVVADSNVARVEEGVLTTVKADGRVTVEAQSGKCTVDAMAKAQKAVWNNMEHELLVIIHAALNDVLKGRSQNLNGHLEVGLRKLRETSANVHVTICTIPHVRGQASGMEWRVLEANRVIRGLSRPLGYGIMEVNREVYESGSHPFAQDGIHYSGTTGGSVGSRIGRQATAFLG, via the coding sequence atggaaggggaatgggcagctagtgtggaagagctcaaaggggagctgaaggtggagcgagagcggcgaattgagctcgaaactcggatcggcgagttgcttcacagggagggggccgaggccgtcctggtaaagcgaatagctggcgagctacaagaagaatgggaaaagcgggccgtgctggaagagcgggtggaggcgctaatggcacaggcggcgcgtaatcccgggtcagctcaggcgggcggcggggacggcgcggagactcaggcagaggcatgccatgagagcagggagggacgcctaggggccgttgaacagcaggcgagagccggcggcaacacggcggttccacaactctacagcgatgtagtgcggcaggcttcgggtgggaagggacgaacggcagggagcacatcgtcacgtgtcagtggcgcacggcgggtggagaaccagctagcgcgaactggaggacgacaatcgcaggcgggaggcaaacgtgtagagcgaagggtcctagtggtggcggactccaacgtagctagggttgaggagggcgtccttacaacagtgaaggcagacgggcgggtgacggtggaggcccagtcagggaagtgcacgGTTGatgcaatggcaaaagctcagaaggcgGTATGGAACAACATGGAGCATGAACTTCTGGTCATTATCCATGCTgctctcaacgatgtgctgaaaggaaggagccagaacctaaacggacatttagaggttgggttgcgtaaactcagagaaacctctgcaaatgtgcatgtgaccatatgcacaatcccacatgtccggggccaggctagcgggatggaatggagggtgcttgaggctaaccgggtcattaggggtctgagcagaccacttgggtacggcataatggaggtaaaccgggaagtgtacgagtctggctcccacccttttgcacaggatggcattcactacagtggtaccacgggcgggagcgtaggtagtaggatagggcgccaagctacggcttttttggggtga